From the genome of Gorilla gorilla gorilla isolate KB3781 chromosome 4, NHGRI_mGorGor1-v2.1_pri, whole genome shotgun sequence:
ACCTGTGCTGTCTACCATGAAAGGGCTGCCAGGGATGAGGCCCCACCTGGGTGAGCACGTTGTCCTTCTGGGTCAGATTCTCAACGATTTCAAAGTGGTCCACATCGTGGAGCTCTTCAAATGAGGCTTTCCACTCTCCTTGACACAGGTTCTGGGCAGGGGAGACATGGGAAGAGGGGCCTGAGCAGTGGGAAGAGAGGCGGGGCAGGACATGGGGCCATGCCTGGCACAGATCAGGGTTCACTCAGTACGTGTTAAATAAATGATGGAGGGTCTTGTCCACTTGggtaaaagaaagaggaaaataatgaGCCCACATGACCCTCGACCTCTGGCCACAAACCTGCACTGGGAGTACCTGGTAAAACTCCCAGGACTGTCGGTGGAATTCGGGGGAGTCGAACTGGCCCACGACCACCAGCACACAGCAGGTGGGGTCCACCGGCTGTGCCTGGGCCACCTTCAGCTGGGGGCTATTCCTCTGAGCGTCCTccctggggtggggagtggaCAGGGGTCAGGACAGAGAGGAGCCAGGCTCCTGGTGAGCCAGGGGAGGTGGTGGCCAAGTAACTCACAGGGTCAGCTGGAGAGCAACGTTCTGTGAAGTATACACGATGGGCTCCAGGTCAAAGACCCCACTCACCAGGAAAAAGCCTGTGAAGGTACAGAATTGTCacagggccaggttccaggcgGAGCAAGGCAGGGCCAGCCCACCCCCACTGCCAGAGGGGCAGGACCAGGGGAAGGGGCACAGAGGAAGCAGAGAAGGCCTTGCTCAGAGGGCTCGAAGCCCTGCGGTCAAGCCACTCACGGCCATGAGGATTTCAAGCAGTTGGCCCAAACCCCAAGGCTCATGGGGAGATGAAGGTTGCCCAGCCAGGTTGTAGCTCCCATGGAAACCTCTGAGGTTGGGCGTGACCCCATGCTTGGTCCAGTCGGCCAGGAGCATCATGGCGGCCAGGTGGGCCCCGGCTGAGTGTCCACACAGGTAAATTCCCCTGGGAGGGGTCAGAGCAGAGAGCTGGATTTGCACGCAGTTTCCTCACAACATCAGGCCCCCTTCGAAGAGTCCCAATTTGCTTTCTGCTCCACAGGCCAGAGGGGCAGCTTGGCTGTGTCCTAGGTACTGATTGCACTGTCCTCCCACCCAGTGAGGTCCAACAGGAAGAAAATGTACCGGCAACACCCACTTGTTGCTTGGATACCGCTTCTGGACAAACGCAACGCTGCGGGTCACCTGGTCTACCATGTGGTCCAGGGTGCCTGCACAGAGAGCATGAGCTGGGTCAGGGACGCGCTTCCTCCTAAAGCCCACCGGCCCTTGGACCTGCAGCAACCACTCCTATTACCTTTGGGGGCGATGTCGTAAGCCACTATTACCACGGCCACTCCCTGTGCCGTCAGCGGGTCGACCATGAAGGCAGACTCATCCTTACTgcagagagacacacagatgTGACAGCTGGAGGCAGCCTGGCCACTACGCTGCTTCCTGTGTCCTGGACACACCACTTGCCAGATGTCCTGTCCACGCACAGCATCACCCCTTTCTGGTCCCATGTGAGAGAGTGAAGCGGACAGGCTCTCTCCCTGCCACATCACATGCTAGCTACGGGACTTTGGGGGAACTTCatgtaactttttgttttctaagcgatagggcctcgctctgtcgcccaggctggag
Proteins encoded in this window:
- the AFMID gene encoding kynurenine formamidase isoform X2, encoding MMDVSGVGFPSKVPWKKMSAEELENQYCPSRWVVRLGAEEALRTYSQIGIEATTRARATRKSLLHVPYGDGEGEKVDIYFPDESAEDSLPFFLFFHGGYWQSGSKDESAFMVDPLTAQGVAVVIVAYDIAPKGTLDHMVDQVTRSVAFVQKRYPSNKGIYLCGHSAGAHLAAMMLLADWTKHGVTPNLRGFFLVSGVFDLEPIVYTSQNVALQLTLEDAQRNSPQLKVAQAQPVDPTCCVLVVVGQFDSPEFHRQSWEFYQNLCQGEWKASFEELHDVDHFEIVENLTQKDNVLTQIILKTIFQ
- the AFMID gene encoding kynurenine formamidase isoform X4 translates to MMDVSGVGFPSKVPWKKMSAEELENQYCPSRWVVRLGAEEALRTYSQIGIEATTRARATRKSLLHVPYGDGEGEKVDIYFPDESAEDSLPFFLFFHGGYWQSGSKDESAFMVDPLTAQGVAVVIVAYDIAPKGTLDHMVDQVTRSVAFVQKRYPSNKGIYLCGHSAGAHLAAMMLLADWTKHGVTPNLRGFHGSYNLAGQPSSPHEPWGLGQLLEILMANLCQGEWKASFEELHDVDHFEIVENLTQKDNVLTQIILKTIFQ
- the AFMID gene encoding kynurenine formamidase isoform X5, which produces MMDVSGVGFPSKVPWKKMSAEELENQYCPSRWVVRLGAEEALRTYSQIGIEATTRARATRKSLLHVPYGDGEGEKVDIYFPDESAEDSLPFFLFFHGGYWQSGSKDESAFMVDPLTAQGVAVVIVAYDIAPKGTLDHMVDQVTRSVAFVQKRYPSNKGIYLCGHSAGAHLAAMMLLADWTKHGVTPNLRGFFLVSGVFDLEPIVYTSQNVALQLTLTCVKESGKPHLKSSTMWTTLKSLRI
- the AFMID gene encoding kynurenine formamidase isoform X1; this encodes MMDVSGVGFPSKVPWKKMSAEELENQYCPSRWVVRLGAEEALRTYSQIGIEATTRARATRKSLLHVPYGDGEGEKVDIYFPDESAEDSLPFFLFFHGGYWQSGSKDESAFMVDPLTAQGVAVVIVAYDIAPKGTLDHMVDQVTRSVAFVQKRYPSNKGIYLCGHSAGAHLAAMMLLADWTKHGVTPNLRGFFLVSGVFDLEPIVYTSQNVALQLTLEDAQRNSPQLKVAQAQPVDPTCCVLVVVGQFDSPEFHRQSWEFYQVLPVQNLCQGEWKASFEELHDVDHFEIVENLTQKDNVLTQIILKTIFQ
- the AFMID gene encoding kynurenine formamidase isoform X3; translated protein: MMDVSGVGFPSKVPWKKMSAEELENQYCPSRWVVRLGAEEALRTYSQIGIEALPFFLFFHGGYWQSGSKDESAFMVDPLTAQGVAVVIVAYDIAPKGTLDHMVDQVTRSVAFVQKRYPSNKGIYLCGHSAGAHLAAMMLLADWTKHGVTPNLRGFFLVSGVFDLEPIVYTSQNVALQLTLEDAQRNSPQLKVAQAQPVDPTCCVLVVVGQFDSPEFHRQSWEFYQVLPVQNLCQGEWKASFEELHDVDHFEIVENLTQKDNVLTQIILKTIFQ